One genomic segment of Heptranchias perlo isolate sHepPer1 chromosome 3, sHepPer1.hap1, whole genome shotgun sequence includes these proteins:
- the cfap418 gene encoding cilia- and flagella-associated protein 418, translated as MADDLDQLLDEVELRFCRDRSATSREGVAEVGGSAKEVKISSPSVPTEETSKEEDDLSDLIEDIFHDDPSVSDPSKSSPRAITNCAGHRTFSWTKGRKCCPVYLGGSSAPLGLGTNTSQRTCDQLLCTACDFRVIALDDCEWNKSCDYFFRNNMPDLNKLKVKTLSRRGARAYACQCSWRSIQDLTDLREEQQLRWVCGKH; from the exons ATGGCGGACGACCTGGACCAGCTTCTGGACGAAGTGGAGTTGCGGTTCTGCAGAGACAGGTCGGCGACGAGTCGAGAGGGAGTGGCCGAGGTTGGGGGCTCGGCCAAGGAGGTGAAAATCAG CTCACCTTCAGTCCCAACTGAAGAAACTTCCAAAGAGGAAGATGATTTAAGTGATCTTATTGAAGATATTTTTCATGATGATCCAAGTGTATCAGATCCTTCT AAATCAAGTCCAAGAGCAATAACAAATTGTGCTGGTCACAGGACTTTTTCTTGGACCAAAGGTAGAAA GTGTTGTCCAGTTTATCTCGGTGGTAGTTCTGCACCTCTAGGATTGGGAACAAATACGTCTCAGAG aaCGTGTGACCAGCTCCTCTGTACTGCCTGTGACTTTAGAGTAATTGCACTTGATGATTGTGAATGGAACAAGTCATGCGACTACTTTTTTAG AAACAACATGCCTGACTTAAATAAACTGAAAGTGAAGACATTAAGTAGGAGAGGTGCACGAGCATATGCCTGCCAGTGCAGTTGGAGGTCCATCCAGGACCTGACCGACCTCAGGGAAGAACAGCAACTTCGATGGGTGTGTGGCAAACATTGA